The following are from one region of the Macaca thibetana thibetana isolate TM-01 chromosome 2, ASM2454274v1, whole genome shotgun sequence genome:
- the KLHDC8B gene encoding kelch domain-containing protein 8B isoform X1 produces MSAGGGRAFAWQVFPPMPTCRVYGTVAHQDGHLLVLGGCGRAGLPLDTAETLDMASHTWLALAPLPTARAGAAAVVLGKQVLVVGGVDEVQSPVAAVEAFLMDEGRWERRATLPQAAMGVATVERDGMVYALGGMGPDTAPQAQVCVYEPRRDCWLSLPSMPTPCYGASTFLHGNKIYVLGGRQGKLPVTAFEAFDLEARTWTRHPSLPSRRAFAGCAMAEGSVFSLGGLQQPGPHNFYSRPHFVNTVEMFDLEHGSWTKLPRSLRMRDKRADFVVGSLGGHIVAIGGLGNQPCPLGSVESFSLARRRWEALPAMPTARCSCSSLQAGPRLFVIGGVAQGPSQAVEALCLRDGV; encoded by the exons ATGTCTGCAGGAGGTGGCCGGGCCTTTGCTTGGCAGGTGTTCCCCCCCATGCCCACTTGCCGGGTCTATGGCACAGTGGCACACCAAGATGGGCACCTGCTGGTGTTGGGGGGTTGTGGCCGGGCTGGACTGCCCTTGGACACTGCTGAGACACTGGACATGGCCTCGCACACATGGCTGGCACTGGCACCCCTGCCCACTGCCCGGGCTGGAGCAGCTGCGGTAGTTCTGGGCAAGCAGGTGCTAGTGGTGGGTGGTGTGGATGAGGTCCAGAGCCCAGTAGCTGCTGTAGAGGCCTTCCTGATGGATGAGGGCCGCTGGGAGCGTCGGGCCACCCTCCCTCAAGCAGCCATGGGGGTTGCAACTGTGGAGAGAG ATGGTATGGTGTATGCTCTGGGGGGAATGGGCCCTGACACGGCCCCCCAGGCCCAGGTATGTGTGTATGAGCCCCGTCGGGACTGCTGGCTTTCGCTACCCTCCATGCCCACACCCTGCTATGGGGCCTCCACCTTCCTGCATGGGAACAAGATCTATGTCCTGG GGGGCCGCCAGGGCAAGCTCCCGGTGACTGCTTTTGAAGCCTTTGATCTGGAGGCCCGTACATGGACCCGGCATCCAAGCCTACCCAGCCGTCGGGCCTTTGCTGGCTGCGCCATGGCTGAAGGCAGCGTCTTTAGCCTGGGTGGCCTGCAGCAGCCTGGGCCCCACAACTTCTACTCTCGCCCACACTTTGTCAACACTGTGGAGATGTTTGACCTGGAGCATG GGTCCTGGACCAAACTGCCCCGCAGCCTGCGCATGAGGGATAAGAGGGCAGACTTTGTGGTTGGGTCCCTTGGGGGCCACATTGTGGCCATTGGGGGCCTTG GAAACCAGCCATGTCCTTTGGGCTCTGTGGAGAGCTTTAGCCTTGCAAGGAGGCGCTGGGAGGCATTGCCAGCCATGCCCACTGCCCGCTGCTCCTGCTCTAGTCTGCAGGCTGGGCCCCGGCTGTTTGTTATTGGGGGTGTGGCCCAGGGCCCCAGTCAAGCCGTGGAGGCACTGTGTCTGCGTGATGGGGTCTGA
- the KLHDC8B gene encoding kelch domain-containing protein 8B isoform X2 yields MSAGGGRAFAWQVFPPMPTCRVYGTVAHQDGHLLVLGGCGRAGLPLDTAETLDMASHTWLALAPLPTARAGAAAVVLGKQVLVVGGVDEVQSPVAAVEAFLMDEGRWERRATLPQAAMGVATVERGEWHPKEGTSDGMVYALGGMGPDTAPQAQVCVYEPRRDCWLSLPSMPTPCYGASTFLHGNKIYVLGGRQGKLPVTAFEAFDLEARTWTRHPSLPSRRAFAGCAMAEGSVFSLGGLQQPGPHNFYSRPHFVNTVEMFDLEHGSWTKLPRSLRMRDKRADFVVGSLGGHIVAIGGLGKSLWGWGEEGVPRQARVAPSMCATFCPSPGTPGVRAL; encoded by the exons ATGTCTGCAGGAGGTGGCCGGGCCTTTGCTTGGCAGGTGTTCCCCCCCATGCCCACTTGCCGGGTCTATGGCACAGTGGCACACCAAGATGGGCACCTGCTGGTGTTGGGGGGTTGTGGCCGGGCTGGACTGCCCTTGGACACTGCTGAGACACTGGACATGGCCTCGCACACATGGCTGGCACTGGCACCCCTGCCCACTGCCCGGGCTGGAGCAGCTGCGGTAGTTCTGGGCAAGCAGGTGCTAGTGGTGGGTGGTGTGGATGAGGTCCAGAGCCCAGTAGCTGCTGTAGAGGCCTTCCTGATGGATGAGGGCCGCTGGGAGCGTCGGGCCACCCTCCCTCAAGCAGCCATGGGGGTTGCAACTGTGGAGAGAGGTGAGTGGCATCCCAAGGAAGGCACTTCAG ATGGTATGGTGTATGCTCTGGGGGGAATGGGCCCTGACACGGCCCCCCAGGCCCAGGTATGTGTGTATGAGCCCCGTCGGGACTGCTGGCTTTCGCTACCCTCCATGCCCACACCCTGCTATGGGGCCTCCACCTTCCTGCATGGGAACAAGATCTATGTCCTGG GGGGCCGCCAGGGCAAGCTCCCGGTGACTGCTTTTGAAGCCTTTGATCTGGAGGCCCGTACATGGACCCGGCATCCAAGCCTACCCAGCCGTCGGGCCTTTGCTGGCTGCGCCATGGCTGAAGGCAGCGTCTTTAGCCTGGGTGGCCTGCAGCAGCCTGGGCCCCACAACTTCTACTCTCGCCCACACTTTGTCAACACTGTGGAGATGTTTGACCTGGAGCATG GGTCCTGGACCAAACTGCCCCGCAGCCTGCGCATGAGGGATAAGAGGGCAGACTTTGTGGTTGGGTCCCTTGGGGGCCACATTGTGGCCATTGGGGGCCTTGGTAAGTCTCtatggggctggggagaggagggagtcCCAAGACAGGCAAGAGTAGCCCCCAGCATGTGTGCCACCTTCTGCCCATCTCCAGGCACTCCAGGGGTCAGGGCTTTGTGA
- the C2H3orf84 gene encoding uncharacterized protein C3orf84 homolog, with the protein MQSALVGSWHNNGFYGHYRSQFKSESAREYRLAAKPQPPAVFLQRCQEPAQQHFFSKHDNRTSFDKGPYCLLQGIGRRKDLERLWQRHTFLRWAPCEIELRQQGPLESSYQADFRPGPGLSGLPQRLVHFVQVQPSHARTTYQQNFCYPSRGGHCGSYKVGPQAPVTDILPDLPVIPRPKLLQHYLHAGVSECLNWSRALNKDS; encoded by the exons ATGCAAAGTGCGTTAGTAGGCTCCTGG CACAACAATGGCTTCTATGGGCACTACAGAAGCCAATTCAAGAGTGAAAGTGCTAGAGAATACCGCCTTGCAGCCAAGCCCCAGCCTCCAGCAGTGTTCCTGCAGCGATGTCAG GAGCCGGCGCAGCAACACTTCTTCTCCAAGCATGACAACCGTACTTCCTTTGACAAA GGCCCCTACTGCCTGCTGCAGGGAATTGGAAGGCGGAAGGACCTGGAGCGCCTGTGGCAGCGGCACACCTTCCTGCGCTGGGCACCCTGTGAGATAGAGTTGCGCCAGCAAGGGCCCCTGGAATCTTCTTACCAGGCTGATTTCCGACCAGGCCCAGGACTCAGTGGCCTCCCCCAGCGCCTCGTCCACTTTGTGCAGGTCCAGCCTTCCCATGCCAGGACCACCTACCAGCAGAACTTCTGCTACCCATCCCGGGGTGGCCACTGTGGCAGTTACAAGGTAGGGCCCCAGGCGCCAGTCACAGACATACTGCCTGACCTCCCAGTGATCCCAAGACCCAAGCTGCTGCAGCACTACCTTCATGCTGGGGTCTCTGAGTGTCTAAACTGGTCCAGAGCATTAAACAAGGACAGCTGA